The genome window GCTGGCTGTCTTCAACCCCTCTTTCTCATCACACGCCCTGGTCACCGGCGAGGTTGAGGTTACCGATCCGAGCGCGCGCTACGCGGTGGAAGGGCCCTCGGGGCGGATCGCGGTCGCAGTGGACGTCGCTGGTGCCGAGCGATCGTTTGAAGTTGAGATGGCGGCCACGGACTTAAAGCCGTTGGTGGCGGCGCTAAGCCACCCAACCATGTTGGGCCGCACGATCAATCGCTACGTCCTGCGCACTGCGGGCGGTCGCGTCGAACTTGATTTGTGGCTGAGCCGGGCCGCGCTGAGCGAGCTCGACCTCGAAGAATTTCGCGAACGGATTCGAAATGAGGTGTTGGAGGGTGGGAAAATTCTGATTCGCGCCACCAACGCCCCCCGTTGCACCATTTCGTTTGTGGCAAATGACCTCACGCCAGCCGGGTTTTCGTTTGTTCGCCTGGTCCGTGAAGATTCCGCGCCTGCAAAACCCGCAGCGGAACCCGATTCGATCGAAAATGAGTTCTTGCGGGTTCGGAGCGGTGGGCGCGGTTTCAAAATCGAGGATCGGCGCACTCACACCGAATGCGAACTGTATTTTGAAGACGACGGCGACCGCGGCGACGAATACAACTTCGATCCGGTTGCCGACGCGGCCGCGATCTGTGAGCCAGTCACCCTTACCCTCCCGCTCATCGACCGGAGCCCGCCCCGACAACGCATGCGCATCAATCTGGAATACCGGATTCCCTGCGCGATTGATGCAAACCGCCACCAGCGCCAGACGGAAACCGAGCGGTTGCAAATCGAATTGATCGCGACCCTCTATGCGGGGCTCGATCGAATCGATTTCGACGCCCACATCGTGAATCGCGCGCGGGATCATCGCCTGCGGGTCGCGCTCAAGACTCCCATCATCGCAACCAAAGCGCTGCACGACACGAGCTTTGGCGTGGTGGAGCGCGCACTGGCTTGGTCCGAACCACAGAAAGGAACCGAAGATATCTGCCCGGCGGGACCGCATCGCACCTGGAGCGCCGTGGAAGGGAACAGCGTTGCTGCGGCGATTCTTTCGCGCGGATTATATGAGGTCGAGGCGCGTGCCGAGCGAGAAGGCGCGACCACCCTGCTGCTGACCTTGCTGCGCTGTGTCGGATGGTTGTCGCGATCGGATCTTGCAACCCGCCGGGGAGGGGCAGGGCCGGAGCTGGAGACGCCGGCCGCACAGGAACTCGGCGCGCATCACTTCGAATTCGCAGTGGCGCTCTACCGCGGCAGCTATCTCCACGCCGCCATCGTGCAGCGCGCAGCAGCCTATTCCTATCCGCCGCGCGTCTTTGCGGCGAGTATGCCACCCCGGAATGAATTGAGCCTGGCGCGATGCGACAACCCGCGCATCGCGTTCTCGACCGCAAGACTTACCGCTCGCCGCGGTAGGTACCGGGTGCGCACCTACAGCGCGTCGCCGAATCCGGAGCGCGCACAATTCGCTTTTGGCGCGGGTGCAAAGGCGCGAATAGTTAATCTTGCGGGACGCAATGTGACTAGAAAGGAAGTGCGAAGAGCGCGCCGCGGCAGTCTTGAGCTGGAGCTTCGCCCGTTCGAGATCGTGACCTTCGAGGTGACCCGCAGAGGTGAAGTCGCTGAAAAGAAGTGATGCACCCGAGAACTTGTCCTGCCATGCGCGACCAGTGGATGCTGAGCGATTTGCAGGCGCGACTCCGCGCCGCTAGTCTCAGCGAGCTGGGTCCCGGTCAGGGACCAACTGATGTCGAACCTTGAGCCTCGGTCGGGGTCGCAGTCGGGGCATTTACTCGCACAGCCCCCCCGCCGCTCTTACCATCACCGGCGACTATCAGCACCTGCGGGCCCTTGTAATATCGGGCGATTGCAACGCCCTCGAGTCCCCATCCGGTTTGCGCATCGAACCACGCATTCAACTTCGGCACCCACGGCCCGATGAACGTATCGAACCAGCCGAAGTGCGGCTTCACGTCCACCTGCACCGCGTCGGTCGGCGACCAGGGCCATCCGCTAGCTTGCGATGCGACGCTGACGGTCACCGCATAGATCCCCGGCTTGGAAGTGCAGTTGAAGACATTCGTCGATAAATTCCCCTCGCCGCCGTTCTGAAGGAAGTGCTGAATGGGGATTAGCACGCTGGCGCCTGCCCAGGTGTCGGACGGAAAGTCGAGAGTCTGCGCCTGCTCGAGACCCGCGCCGGCGTCCGTGCAACTCGCGTACGCGGTGGTTAGGTCGGCGTGCGCGGCACGGGTCACGGTACCCGCGGCCGAGTAAAAGGTGTGGTCGAATTTTTCCAGCGTCGGCAGCGCGCCGGGTAAGCCGGGTGAGAGCATCTCGGTCTCGATGTCGTATTCGCCGGTGGCGTAGCGGCTCTCCCCACGCAGCGCTATGGTGTCTTTCTCGCGATCTATCACGTAGTGCCCGTAGCCCAGCACGCTGCGTCCGTCGCGGCTCATGATCGTATACGCGATTGAGCCGCCATCGAGCAGGCTGGCAGCGCGCGCCGTGCCGCAAAGTACAAACGCGAGCAGCGCGGCGAGCGTGCTGGTAAATGGGCTACTTCGCGGACGAACCAGATGCGGCAAGGCGGCTATGTTCCGTTCTCCTGCTCCGGGATCGGCTTGCTCTCGCGCAACCGATCTGAAAAGTTTGGGCGCGGTTACGGAAAATTTTCCGCGTGAACCAGCCCCGACACAACCCCGCACCTGGCCCCGCCGACTACCCGCTGGCCGAGCGCGAACGCAGCTATTTGTGGGTGCTGCTCGGACTCCTCATGTCTGTGACGGTTTTCGAAGGTTACGACGTCACCATATTCCATCTTTGTACGCCGGACATTGCGCGTACTTTTCATCTGGACGATGCAGCTGTGGGCCAGATGGCATCGCTCGTCCGCGTCGGTGGAATGGCCGCATTTTTCCTCGTGATGTACTCCGACCGCATCGGGCGCAAGCCCATCGTGTCCGCCACGGTCCTGTTCTATACCCTCTTCACTCTGTTCACCGCGCTCTCGCAGGGTCTTGGGACTTTCACGCTGTTTCAGAGCTGCGCGCAACTTTTCTTATCCGCCGAGTTCGGCATCGCGATCATCATGATCAGCGAAGAGTTTCCCGCCGGCTCACGCGGCACCGGCGTAGCGGTGCTGAACGGGGTGGGTCTGCTGGGAGTGGTCGCGGGGGGTGTGCTCTACGCGTTGGTGGTTGACTCGCGCTGGGGGTGGCGCGGGATGTACTTCATCGGGATCATTCCGCTGCTGTTGGTCGCATTCCTGCGGCGCAACCTGCGCGAGACCGCGAGGTTCGAAGCCTTGCAGGAGGAGCGCAAACGTAGCGGCATTGAGAGCACCGGAGTACTTGCGGTGCTGCGGCACGCGGTCGAGCCCCTGCGGGGTCCCTATCGCGGTCGAATTCTGCTGGTCGCGCTGCTGTGGAACAGCGTTGGCCTGGTCGGTGCGCCCGCGGTCACGTTCTTCACCCTGTATGCAAAACGCGACCATCATTGGACCTCGGCGCAAATCAGTCAGGCGGTCGTGCTCGCTTATCTGATCGGAACCTTGGGGCATCTGCTCGCCGGCTGGTCGCTGGATCGGGTTGGCCGCAAGCTGACCACCAGCCTCGCATACCTTGTGGGTGCGGTTTCGATTCTCGCTTTGTTCAAGACTGGGACACACGCGGCGATGCTCACCTCGATGGTGATTACGGTTTTTGCGTTCCAGGGAGCGCGCACCGCCACCGCGACGTACTCTTCGGAATTGTTTCCGACCGAAATCCGCGCCACCTCCTACAGCCTCACCGTGCAACTGCTCGGTCAGATTAGCGGCCTGCTCACCCCGGTCACAGTGGGCGCACTGTCGCACCACCTGGGAGGTCTGGGCAACGCAGTGGCGGTGGTTTCGATTGGCCCGGTGATTGGTGCGGGGTTGGTGTGGCTGTTCGCGCCCGAGACGCGTGGACGCACGCTCGAAGAACTTGAGACCAGCGCGGCAGCAGAT of Candidatus Binataceae bacterium contains these proteins:
- a CDS encoding glycoside hydrolase family 38 C-terminal domain-containing protein: MDHLYFVVHTHWDREWYQPFQQMRARLVAMADRMIPLVESGEVPSFHFDGQTIVLDDYLEVRPEMARRLKALIRAGKIQIGPWYVLADSFLVSGESLIRNLEIGRAAARKFGRPLEVGYLPDQFGHCAQLPQILTGFGFRTAALWRGVDASIARNRFVWKAPDGSSVLTAYLPYGYSNGANLPLESMESFLAHARVIADRERGFAVDAPILVMNGTDHAAPDARLMARVREARESSAMSFEVGPLETIVDRLAGLSLEGISTHRGELRSPYRAHLLPGVTSARTWIKQRDFYNCYVLERLADPLAALANARGAGGGLAAWLEMAWRTVLQNHPHDSICGCSVDQVHDDMRYRFDQAAMLAENVVRRASAAILPNTANGRTGLAVFNPSFSSHALVTGEVEVTDPSARYAVEGPSGRIAVAVDVAGAERSFEVEMAATDLKPLVAALSHPTMLGRTINRYVLRTAGGRVELDLWLSRAALSELDLEEFRERIRNEVLEGGKILIRATNAPRCTISFVANDLTPAGFSFVRLVREDSAPAKPAAEPDSIENEFLRVRSGGRGFKIEDRRTHTECELYFEDDGDRGDEYNFDPVADAAAICEPVTLTLPLIDRSPPRQRMRINLEYRIPCAIDANRHQRQTETERLQIELIATLYAGLDRIDFDAHIVNRARDHRLRVALKTPIIATKALHDTSFGVVERALAWSEPQKGTEDICPAGPHRTWSAVEGNSVAAAILSRGLYEVEARAEREGATTLLLTLLRCVGWLSRSDLATRRGGAGPELETPAAQELGAHHFEFAVALYRGSYLHAAIVQRAAAYSYPPRVFAASMPPRNELSLARCDNPRIAFSTARLTARRGRYRVRTYSASPNPERAQFAFGAGAKARIVNLAGRNVTRKEVRRARRGSLELELRPFEIVTFEVTRRGEVAEKK
- a CDS encoding MFS transporter — translated: MNQPRHNPAPGPADYPLAERERSYLWVLLGLLMSVTVFEGYDVTIFHLCTPDIARTFHLDDAAVGQMASLVRVGGMAAFFLVMYSDRIGRKPIVSATVLFYTLFTLFTALSQGLGTFTLFQSCAQLFLSAEFGIAIIMISEEFPAGSRGTGVAVLNGVGLLGVVAGGVLYALVVDSRWGWRGMYFIGIIPLLLVAFLRRNLRETARFEALQEERKRSGIESTGVLAVLRHAVEPLRGPYRGRILLVALLWNSVGLVGAPAVTFFTLYAKRDHHWTSAQISQAVVLAYLIGTLGHLLAGWSLDRVGRKLTTSLAYLVGAVSILALFKTGTHAAMLTSMVITVFAFQGARTATATYSSELFPTEIRATSYSLTVQLLGQISGLLTPVTVGALSHHLGGLGNAVAVVSIGPVIGAGLVWLFAPETRGRTLEELETSAAAD